Proteins from one Vespula vulgaris chromosome 23, iyVesVulg1.1, whole genome shotgun sequence genomic window:
- the LOC127071725 gene encoding CCR4-NOT transcription complex subunit 1 isoform X2 — MNLDSLSFTLSQISYLVANLTKKNFRDSCKEISILVQWKGLEADRHLLRSLLSYVDFSTGEPPESSAKDYFQVQLLKQECTNLLSKPSLISNFCFAIDHPLHHQKTLNSSPKFFLHLKKVLGLTLVQEVAFAIVLQHSENIDIRALAHEHIKKQLPELIKNYINSETSNKHHEEGLHDSSPEVLHLILSQVFHIPNQFGVSSEAKEKFLKNLRRDFPRELVPVVLAPLLYPGDGETPQAKIELNMAVNQMDGNSLVELIMELGYGFTSSVEECRSALAGLGAREISPACVARVLAHMARSCNSLDDAGGLQSFWGNSASTQDANKEKTSESIAPTTWNVEVFVQALKEIQSTLLWNEVIVKLDHAEFIIKDRQGLNLLIMGLRLGLQHQGYPPDVFPVELFYRHWENVEGQFSLVQQILKCPDIFCFADYPYHSVTVDVLKAAPEGDSKEAQTWRSLYVVELLLHMAERGLYGPVQEIFKWPIQHCPDVLVLALLQINPPITLLRQELLSTLMPIFLGNHPNSAVILHHAWHANNVKIKSIIMHAMAEWYIRGDHDQTRLSRILDVAQDLKALSALLNAQSFPFVIDLACLASRREYLKLEKWLTDKIRDHGEVFVAACVKFLQRRCPQVMGPGIKEDPTVPKASQLPQETLTTILACLQVCAGSVSQECSEAIMTMVQNCSLMLNKSTMSRPPPPGVLRHRGLEPFNPATLGGQLFSSKQVDPLGNLSSSLASMGLGSSLGPPSSSAFNLPGALGPLVSAPGSPSRLTGPSPSPFPMLPLSSQLHSGPVGTQGPSVLPGSTIGGLGRLGPPTGIEKARIPETSNLFPDMPQNVSKEIEDEANSYFQCIYNHPPHPTLSIDEVLDMLKKFQDSGSKREREVFNCMLRNLFEEYRFFPQYPDKELQITAQLFGGIIERGLVNSYMTLGLALRFVLDALRKPDGSKMYYFGITALDRFKSRLKDYQTYCEHVRNIQHFSEFPPHLIEYIEYGLQGQEPPTRPQGPVLPKTLAAMLAPVTTPYKTITTTTITTSTTQAKPSTTPTTSLSARPSIANATNIDTLLVATDKEEKITTPPEALQDKTAFIFNNLSQLNLQQKCDEIREIVTEDYWPWMAQYLVMKRASIELNFHALYSNFLDCLKLPEVNKMVTRETFRNIKVLLRSDKGIANFSDRSLLKNLGHWLGMLTLGRNKPILQVDIDLKSLLVEAYHKGQQELLYVVPFVAKVLESCAKSRVFRPPNPWTMAIMNVLAELHQEPDLKLNLKFEIEVLCKNLSIDVGELKPAVYLKDPEKLRNLDYQLSHPNKKTEAGNNQQQTQAPIEELVGPTTTGTIVTQPAPPANTTPSLPTGPPEPRFSYMDISVTGITNISQHITINNQLPLFQTHPHLKQFVRPAVERAIQEWIHPVVDRSIKIALTTSEQIVRKDFALDPEEVRMRTAARHMVRNLTAGMAMITCRDQILASISTNLKQAFLTAMMGTTPQQKELAEQAATVVAADNMELACAFVQKTAVEKAIPEMDKRLLNEIELRKIARQEGRRYCDPLAKYQAERMPEQIRLKVGGVTPQQMAVYEEFARNIPGFLPLSERDTQALFVPKPVTETTVAPFANNPAVAVATAQQVAAYAAAVSNDEVGAMLEKLAAEVDVLLSAMGPAAPPPQHVALHSLLESIILTRRSRDAGAAMTLLKKAVEGLLDGPTISSGVTDSEIVLRYRELHLRILKCLQDPRAYGMQWTNKHVTRFLTECREDFRYNFEAVDCLIRSHLISLPQYDLALAQAMDASNAMATAFAMQLVQLYLIDERQTTHVTESDLFHTIEILVRIAHHRAPPEGIPLFRLTSLIDSLRANHDPAVLADRAPAGPTAHIHSGILQARDFDDPPGLMEKTEYLLREWVSMHHSPTHARDPTKAFGMFVHQMNIHGILKTDDLITRFFKLSTQMCVDLCYRALAETNAVPSVVRAKCFHSLDAFVRLVALLVKHSGDTTNTHTKINLLNKVLGIVAGVLLQDHEMRGTDFQQLPYHRIFIMLFLELCAPEPVLEAVNYQVLTAFCHTLHILRPAKASGFCYAWLELVSHRVFIGRMLAITPQQKCWGMYAQLLIDLFKYLAPYLRNAELAKPVTLLYKGTLRVLLVLLHDFPEFLCDYHYGFCDVIPPNCIQMRNLILSAFPRNMRLPDPFTPNLKVDMLQEIAHAPRVLTNFASMIQPLSFKKELDSYLKARAPVTFLSELRSNLQVSQEAGVRYNIQLMNALVLYVGTQAIAFIRSKGHTPNMSTIAHSAHMDIFQNLAVDLDTEGRYLFLNAIANQLRYPNSHTHYFSCTLLYLFAEANTEAIQEQITRVLLERLIVNRPHPWGLLITFIELIKNPTYKFWTHEFVHCAPEIEKLFESVARSCMVQKQVQPTPEPEIPE; from the exons ATGAACCTGGACTCGTTGTCTTTTACTTTGTCACAAATCAGTTACTTGGTTGCTAATTTGactaagaaaaattttcggGACAGCTGCAAAGAAATATCAATt TTGGTACAGTGGAAAGGTCTGGAGGCAGACCGACATTTGCTGCGCTCTTTGCTCTCTTACGTCGATTTCTCAACCGGAGAGCCACCAGAATCAAGTGCTAAGGATTATTTTCAAGTACAGCTTTTAAAACAAGAGTGTACCAATCTGCTCAGCAAGCCTTCTCTGATTTCTAACTTCTGTTTTGCAATAGATCATCCTTTACATCATCAGAAG ACTTTGAATTCATCGCCaaagttttttttacatctGAAGAAGGTACTTGGACTGACGTTGGTACAAGAAGTTGCTTTTGCAATTGTACTACAACATTctgaaaatatcgatattcgtGCATTGGCTCACGAGCATATTAAAAAACAACTAcctgaattaataaaaaattatattaattcggAGACAAGCAATAAGCACCACGAGGAAGGCTTGCACGATTCATCGCCAGAAGTTTTACACCTTATACTTTCGCAGGTTTTTCATATTCCTAATCAATTTGGTGTTTCTTCCGaagcaaaggaaaaatttCTCAAGAATTTAAGGCGCGATTTTCCCCGTGAACTGGTACCAGTGGTGCTAGCACCACTCTTGTATCCAGGCGACGGGGAAACTCCGCAAGCcaaaattgaattaaacaTGGCTGTCAATCAAATG GATGGCAATTCACTGGTAGAGTTGATCATGGAATTAGGATACGGATTTACTAGTAGCGTAGAAGAATGTCGATCAGCATTAGCTGGTTTAGGAGCTAGAGAAATATCTCCAGCATGCGTTGCCCGAGTTTTAGCTCATATGGCACGCAGTTGTAATAGTCTTGACGATGCTGGAGGCTTACAATCATTTTGGGGAAACTCTGCTTCTACTCAAGATgctaataaagaaaaaacttcaGAAAGCATTGCTCCCACAACTTGGAATGTTGAAGTTTTCGTTCAAGCTTTAAAGGAAATA CAATCAACATTATTGTGGAATGAGGTAATCGTGAAATTGGACCATGCTGAGTTTATCATTAAAGATAGACAAGGATTAAATTTACTAATTATGGGCTTAAGATTGGGTTTACAACATCAAGGGTATCCTCCAGATGTGTTTCCCGTTGAACTTTTTTACCGACATTGGGAAAATGTAGAGGGTCAATTTTCTTTAGTACAACAAATTTTAAAGTGTCCTGACATATTTTGTTTTGCTGATTATCCATACCATTCGGTTACTGTTGATGTACTGAAAGCAGCTCCTGAAGGAGATAGCAAGGAAGCACAAACATGGAGATCTTTGTATGTCGTCGAACTGCTTCTACATATGGCTGAGAGGGGTTTATATGGACCAgttcaagaaatatttaaatggcCTATTCAACATTGTCCAGACGTACTTGTCTTAgcattattacaaattaatccGCCTATAACTTTACTTAGGCAAGAATTACTCAGTACACTTATGCCTATTTTTCTTGGAAATCATCCAAATTCTGCAGTGATTTTACACCATGCGTGGCATGCAAAtaatgtgaaaataaaatccatTATTATGCATGCAATGGCTGAATGGTACATACGTGGTGACCATGATCAGACAAGATTGTCTCGCATTTTAGATGTTGCACAAGATCTTAAAGCATTATCAGCATTATTGAATGCGCAATCATTTCCATTTGTTATTGATTTAGCATGTCTGGCGTCTCGACGAGAGTATTTGAAACTAGAAAAATGGTTGACAGATAAAATTAGAGACCACGGAGAAGTTTTTGTTGCTGCTTgtgtaaaatttttacaaagacGGTGTCCACAAGTAATGGGCCCTGGTATAAAAGAAGATCCTACAGTGCCAAAAGCAAGTCAGCTTCCGCAAGAAACACTCACAACTATTCTTGCTTGTTTGCAAGTATGTGCCGG gaGTGTTTCCCAAGAGTGTTCTGAAGCTATAATGACGATGGTACAAAATTGCAgtttaatgttaaataaaagcACTATGAGTAGACCACCACCACCAGGGGTTCTAAGACATAGAGGTTTAGAACCATTTAATCCCGCGACATTAGGAGGACAG ttATTTTCTTCTAAGCAAGTGGATCCACTTGGAAATTTAAGTTCAAGCCTTGCTTCTATGGGCTTAGGATCTAGTCTCGGACCACCTAGTAGTTCTGCATTTAACTTGCCAGGAGCACTAGGACCTTTAGTTTCAGCACCTGGATCTCCTTCTAGATTAACAGGACCTTCTCCAAGCCCTTTTCCAATGTTACCATTATCTTCGCAACTCCATTCTGGCCCAGTTGGGACACAGGGTCCATCTGTTTTACCCGGTAGTACAATAGGAGGATTAGGACGACTTGGTCCACCGACGGGTATAGAAAAAGCAAGAATTCCTGAAACATCAAATCTATTTCCTGATATGCCTCAAAATGTGTCTAAAGAAATTGAAGACGAAGCGAATAGTTATTTTCAATGTATATACAATCATCCACCTCATCCCACATTGTCAATCGATGAAGTTCTTGATATGCtcaaaaaatttcaagattcaggcagcaaaagagagagagaggtattcAATTGTATGCttcgaaatttattcgaagaatATCGTTTTTTTCCTCAATATCCAGATAAAGAACTTCAAATAACAGCACAATTATTTGGTGGGATTATTGAAAGAGGTTTGGTTAATAGTTACATGACACTTGGATTGGCACTTAGATTTGTTTTGGATGCTTTGAGAAAGCCAGATGGTAGTAAAATGTATTACTTCGGTATAACAGCTTTGGATCGTTTTAAAAGTCGTTTGAAAGATTATCAAACATATTGCGAACATGTGAGAAACATACAGCATTTTAGTGAATTTCCACCACATTTAATAGAGTATATAGAGTATGGTCTACAAGGACAAGAACCTCCTACTCGACCTCAAGGTCCTGTCTTACCTAAAACATTAGCTGCTATGTTAGCTCCAGTTACAACTCCATATAAAACTATTACGACAACAACTATAACAACAAGTACTACTCAGGCTAAGCCTTCCACAACACCAACTACTTCACTTTCTGCCAGA CCCTCTATTGCAAATGCAACTAATATTGATACGTTGCTTGTAGCAAcggataaagaggaaaaaattacGACACCGCCTGAAGCGTTACAAGACAAAACTGCATTTATTTTCAACAATCTTAGTCAACTCAATTTGCAACAAAAATGTGATGAAATTCGAGAAATAGTTACTGAAGATTATTGGCCTTGGATGGCTCAATACTTAGTGATGAAACGTGCTAgcattgaattaaattttcatgctttatattctaattttctcGATTGTTTAAAACTTCCAGAAGTTAATAAAATGGTTACTAGAGAAACATTCAGAAATATCAAG gtaTTATTACGGAGTGATAAGGGAATAGCAAATTTTTCTGATCGATCTCTTTTAAAAAACTTAGGGCATTGGCTTGGAATGTTAACTCTTGGTAGAAATAAACCTATTTTACAG gTGGACATTGATTTAAAAAGCTTACTAGTAGAAGCGTATCACAAAGGTCAACAAGAACTTCTTTACGTTGTACCTTTCGTTGCGAAAGTTTTAGAAAGTTGTGCAAAAAGTCGTGTTTTTCGTCCTCCTAATCCATGGACAATGGCAATTATGAATGTGCTAGCAGAACTTCATCAAGAGCCAGATTTAaagttaaatttaaaatttgaaattgaagTGCTTTGTAAAAACTTAAGCATTGATGTTGGA GAATTGAAACCAGCAGTTTATCTAAAAGATCCTGAAAAATTACGTAACTTGGACTATCAACTGTCACATCCAAATAAGAAAACAGAAGCAGGAAACAATCAACAACAGACACAAGCCCCTATCGAAGAACTAGTTGGACCTACAACAACAGGAACTATAGTTACTCAACCAGCACCTCCAGCTAATACTACACCGTCTTTACCTACTGGGCCACCAGAACCACGTTTTAGTTACATGGATATATCTGTTACAGGCATCACCAATATCTCTCAACATATCACCATAAATAATCAA ttaCCTTTGTTCCAAACGCATCCTCATTTAAAACAATTTGTTCGTCCTGCTGTTGAAAGAGCCATACAAGAATGGATTCATCCAGTTGTTGATCGATCTATTAAAATAGCTTTGACTACAAGTGAACAAATTGTAAGGAAAGATTTTGCTTTGGATCCTGAGGAAGTAAGGATGCGAACAGCAGCCCGTCATATGGTTCGCAATTTGACTGCTGGAATGGCTATGATTACATGTAGAGATCAA attttAGCTTCGATAAGTACAAATTTGAAGCAAGCCTTTCTAACAGCAATGATGGGTACAACTCCTCAGCAAAAAGAATTAGCAGAGCAAGCTGCAACCGTTGTAGCTGCTGATAATATGGAACTTGCTTGTGCATTTGTACAAAAAACTGCTGTTGAAAAAGCAATCCCAGAAATGGACAAACGTTTACTCAATGAAATAGAATTACGAAAAATCGCACGACAAGAAGGAAGACGATACTGTGATCCTTTAGCTAAATATCAAGCTGAAAGAATGCCAGAACAGATTCGATTAAAAGTAGGCGGAGTAACTCCTCAACAAATGGCTGTTTACGAAGAATTCGCCAGAAATATACCTGGATTCTTACCATTATCTGAAAGAGATACACAAGCACTTTTCGTGCCAAAACCAGTAact GAAACTACGGTAGCTCCATTTGCTAATAATCCAGCTGTTGCAGTAGCAACGGCCCAACAAGTAGCTGCGTATGCAGCTGCTGTAAGTAATGACGAAGTAGGAGCAATGTTGGAAAAACTTGCAGCTGAGGTAGATGTATTGCTTTCTGCAATGGGCCCAGCTGCACCACCTCCACAGCACGTAGCACTTCATAGTCTTTTAGAGTCTATCATTCTTACTAGAAGATCAAGGGATGCAGGTGCTGCAATGACACTCCTAAAAAAA GCCGTAGAAGGATTATTAGACGGTCCTACTATTTCTAGCGGAGTCACGGATTCGGAAATCGTCTTACGTTATAGAGAACTTCATTTACGCATTCTGAAATGTCTTCAAGATCCACGAGCTTATGGTATGCAGTGGACGAACAAACATGTTACCCGTTTCTTAACAGAATGTAGAGAAGattttcgttataattttgAAGCCGTAGATTGCTTGATAAG atCTCATTTGATCAGTCTTCCACAATATGATTTAGCTCTAGCACAAGCTATGGACGCTAGTAATGCTATGGCAACGGCATTTGCTATGCAGTTGGTTCAATTATATCTCATTGACGAGAGACAAACGACACATGTAACAGAATCTGATCTGTTTCACACGATTGAAATACTTGTAAGAATAGCACATCATAGAGCTCCACCAGAAGG AATTCCACTCTTTAGACTTACTAGTCTAATAGATTCGTTACGTGCAAACCATGACCCTGCAGTATTAGCCGATCGTGCTCCTGCAGGACCAACAGCACACATCCACTCTGGAATTCTCCAG GCCCGTGATTTTGATGATCCACCAGGATTAATGGAGAAGACCGAATACTTATTACGTGAATGGGTTTCGATGCATCATAGTCCTACCCATGCTCGTGATCCTACTAAAGCATTTGGAATGTTTGTCCATCAAATGAACATCCATGGTATTTTAAAAACGGATGACCTCATAActagattttttaaattaagcACTCAAATGTGCGTGGACCTTTGTTATCGTGCATTGGCCGAAACCAACGCAGTTCCTTCTGTTGTTCGCGCGAAATGTTTCCACTCGTTAGACGCTTTTGTGCGCTTAGTTGCACTTTTGGTCAAACATTCTGGCGACACAACAAATACTCATACGAAAATCAACTTATTGAACAAAGTACTTGGAATCGTTGCTGGAGTGTTATTGCAAGATCACGAAATGCGTGGTACAGATTTCCAGCAATTACCTTATCATCGAATTTTCATCATGCTCTTTTTAGAGCTTTGCGCCCCTGAGCCTGTTTTAGAGGCTGTCAATTATCAAGTCTTAACAGCCTTCTGTCATACGTTACACATATTGAGACCTGCCAAAGCTTCAGGCTTTTGTTATGCCTGGTTAGAGCTTGTTTCGCACAGGGTTTTCATTGGACGTATGCTCGCTATTACTCCACAACAAAAATGTTGGGGAATGTACGCTCAACTTCTCAtcgatttgtttaaatatcttGCACCGTATCTGCGTAATGCGGAACTTGCAAAACCTGTGACGCTCTTATACAAAGGTACTCTTCGAGTGTTACTGGTATTACTACATGATTTTCCAGAGTTCCTTTGTGATTATCATTATGGATTTTGTGACGTAATTCCACCCAATTGTATACAAATGAGAAATCTCATTTTAAGCGCATTCCCGAGAAACATGCGCTTACCCGATCCATTCACTCCAAATTTGAAAGTCGATATGCTTCAAGAAATTGCACACGCACCTAGAGTACTTACTAATTTTGCTTCCATGATTCAACCACTCAGTTTTAAGAAGGAATTAGATTCTTATTTGAAAGCTCGTGCGCCGGTCACCTTTCTGTCAGAATTGCGTAGTAATTTACAAGTCTCTCAGGAAGCTGGTgtaagatataatattcaattgaTGAACGCTTTGGTTCTTTATGTTGGAACACAAGCTATTGCTTTCATACGTAGCAAAGGTCATACACCTAACATGTCCACGATTGCACATTCCGCTCATATGGACATATTTCAAAATCTTGCTGTTGATCTCGATACCGAAGGTCGttacttatttttaaatgcaaTCGCTAATCAGCTTCGCTATCCCAATAGTCATACACATTATTTCAGTTGTACacttctatatttatttgccGAAGCTAATACCGAAGCTATACAGGAACAAATTACAAGGGTTCTTCTCGAAAGACTCATTGTCAATAGACCTC